The DNA region TGCCGTTTCCAAGATGGCAGTTATGCGCCACATGCGAGTAAGCCATCAGATAATTATTATCCCCCAAAACTGTCGCTTTGCCGTCTTCTGTAGACCTGTTTATAGTCACATATTCTCTAATCACATTATTATTGCCGATATTAAGATATGTTTGTTCGCCTTTATATTTGAAATCTTGAGGGGGAGTGCCCAAAACAACTCCTTTGGAAATATCGCAATTCTTACCTACCGTAGTCCCCCCTTCTATAAAAACATTCGGACCGATTTTAGTGTTTTCGCCGATATTCACGTTTTTTTCGATAGAAGTATATGGTCCTATTTGCACGCCTTTTCCCAAACATGCATCCTTGTGAACTACAGATGTTGGATGAATTTGAGTCTTTGTCTCTTTCCCGCCTGATCCCGAAGTGCTATAGCCGGCAGGAGTCTCACCTTTTATACGCATATCAAACATTTATCAATTTCCTTTTCTACCCCCCACCTCAATTCGCCGCTAGCCCTTCGGCGGAAAAGCCGGGCGCCTTCGGCAAGACAGGGATGTTGTCATTTAGATTTTATCAACTAAAGAGAATATAAATTCCGCTTCCGCAACAACTTTATCCGCTACCGTAGCAGAAGCGCGGACTTTGCCTGTCCTTTGTTTAAGTTTTATTATCTCGACTTCTATAATCAACTGGTCTCCCGGCAAAACAGGCTTCCTAAATTTAGCGTTTTCTATTGCCGCAAAAAACGGCAATTTGTCCCTGCTTTCGGATTTGCTTAACAAAAGCACGCCAGCCACTTGAGCCATAGTTTCCAACGTTAAAACCGCCGGCATTACGGGAAAATCCGGAAAATGTCCCTGGAAAAATTCCTCTCCGCCCGTAATTGATTTCATGCCTACTGCGCGCTTTTTACCAAGTGAAAGAATCCTATCCACAAATAGGAAAGGATATCTATGCGGTAGTATTTTTTTGATTTCTTTTAAATCCATTACTTCCTCCATATCTCCTCCTCCCCGCCTTGACTCGCCATCTTGGGCGAGGCAGGCTTTAATTATTTTCTTTGCCATTTTTATATTTAAATCGTGCCCGCTTTTCACCCCGATTATATGAGTGTTTTTCAAATGTTTTCCGCTTAAATAAAGGTCACCGATTATATCTAATGCTTTATGTCGCGCAATTTCATTTGGGAATCGTAAATCATCGTTTAAAACTTTATCCTTGTCTATTACAACGGCGTTTTCTAAACTACCCCCTTTTATTAAGCCGTTTTTCTTCAATGCATTTACTTCTTCAAGCAGACAAAACGTTCTTGCGGGAGCAATTTGTTTCGCAAACATTTCCCCGTCTTCAAAAAATACCGAACAGGTATTTCCGACCAGATTCGCCTTTTCGCATCCCGCAAAACTTTCAGGAAATTCAAAAGTATACGTAACTTTTCTTGAATTAGAGGGTAGCAGAATAAGATACGAGTCATTTTGGGGGTTTGAAACTATATAAGGACATGAAGGAGTGAAAGTTTCTTTCTTTTTATTGTAAAACTTTTTCTCTGTTTTAAGCAGAATATCTGTCCAAACTTTTGCGCTACCGTCTAAAACAGGGGGTTCACAATTATCTATCTCTATTAATAGATTATCCACTCCAACCCCTGCAATTGCCGCCATTACGTGCTCAATTATGTAAACCTTGACGCCGTCTTTTTC from bacterium includes:
- the lpxA gene encoding acyl-ACP--UDP-N-acetylglucosamine O-acyltransferase; translation: MRIKGETPAGYSTSGSGGKETKTQIHPTSVVHKDACLGKGVQIGPYTSIEKNVNIGENTKIGPNVFIEGGTTVGKNCDISKGVVLGTPPQDFKYKGEQTYLNIGNNNVIREYVTINRSTEDGKATVLGDNNYLMAYSHVAHNCHLGNGIVMANAAALGGHVNIEDNAILGGLVGVHQFVNIGKLSIIGGCSKVVKDVLPYAKADGHPLKIYNLNSVGLRRNNFPEEAINLLKEAFKIIFRAGLNTSQSLAQLKEQFPEQKEVKHVIIFIEKSKRGITK
- the lpxC gene encoding UDP-3-O-[3-hydroxymyristoyl] N-acetylglucosamine deacetylase, producing the protein MEEFQCSINKEVSVKGIGLHTGKITNLTFKTAPEDSGIVFIRKDLSGSPRIPAKIDYANHSERSTTLEKDGVKVYIIEHVMAAIAGVGVDNLLIEIDNCEPPVLDGSAKVWTDILLKTEKKFYNKKKETFTPSCPYIVSNPQNDSYLILLPSNSRKVTYTFEFPESFAGCEKANLVGNTCSVFFEDGEMFAKQIAPARTFCLLEEVNALKKNGLIKGGSLENAVVIDKDKVLNDDLRFPNEIARHKALDIIGDLYLSGKHLKNTHIIGVKSGHDLNIKMAKKIIKACLAQDGESRRGGGDMEEVMDLKEIKKILPHRYPFLFVDRILSLGKKRAVGMKSITGGEEFFQGHFPDFPVMPAVLTLETMAQVAGVLLLSKSESRDKLPFFAAIENAKFRKPVLPGDQLIIEVEIIKLKQRTGKVRASATVADKVVAEAEFIFSLVDKI